AGAAAAACCCGACTACGTCTTCCTCGCTGCGGCGAAGGTGGGGGGGATTATCGCCAACAACACCTACCGGGCCGATTTCATCTACGAGAACCTGGCGATTCAGAACAACGTCATCCACCAGAGTTATCTGCATGGCGTGAAGAAACTGCTGTTCCTCGGCAGTACCTGCATCTATCCCCGCGAGTGTCCGCAGCCGATGAAAGAGGAGTCGTTGCTGACCAGCCCGCTGGAATACACCAACGAACCTTACGCCATCGCCAAGATCGCGGGGATCAAGCTGTGTGAAAGCTACAACCTGCAGTACGGCACCAACTTTATCTCGGTGATGCCGACCAATCTGTATGGTCCCGGGGATAATTTCGATCTGGAGAAGTCGCACGTTTTACCGGCGATGGTGCGTAAAATGCACCTTGCCAAATTGATGGAATCCGGCGACCTGCAGGCGGTGGTGGCGGATCTGCAGGTGCCGAACGAAGATGAGGCGCTGGCAATCCTTGGCAAGTTTGGCGTATCTTCCACAAGCGTTCAGATCTGGGGGACAGGCAAGCCCCGCAGGGAGTTTCTCTGGAGCGAGGATATGGCTGCAGCCTGTGTGTATCTGATGCAGGAGCGGGATTTTGCCGATACCTATGCGCCCGGTAGCAAAGAGGTGCGCAATACCCATATCAACATCGGCACCGGAGAGGATGTCAGCATCGCCGAACTGGCCGAGCTGGTACGACAGACCGTTGGTTTTGGCGGGGAGTTGGTTTTTGACGCCAGCAAGCCGGATGGGACCTTACGCAAGCTGACCGATGTGAGTAAGTTGCATGCTCTTGGGTGGCGGCATCAGGTTGATTTGGGAGAAGGGGTGCAGAAGCTCTATTCCTGGTATCTGAATAACGATCAGATGCGAAGAGGCGTTTAAAACCCTTATCACGCCCGTTCGCTGCGCTCACTCGAGGCGCAGAGATCGCAGAGGACATCGGACAGGGTTTTCCCTGCGCTCTCCGTGGCTTTAGCGACTGCAAGGAGCGGGCGTGAGATAGTTTTTGCAGTGAGCTGGCAAAAGCCTTTAAATCCTTATCACGCCCGTTCGCTGTCCTCACTCGAGGCACAGAGGTCGCAGAGAAAAACCTGGATTTGGGTTTCTCTGTGTTCTCTGCGACTCTAGCGACTGAAAGGAGCGGGCGCGAGACGCTTTTTGTCGGGTTACCAGGGGTTATGGGACAACCTGGATAACATCTTAAAACCAATTTCTCGCCCGTTTGCTTCGCGCACTCGAGGCGCAGAGTTCGCAGAGAAAAACCTGGCTCTGGGTTTCTCTGAGTTCTCCGTGGCTCTAGCGACTGCAAGGAGCGGGCGTGAGATGTATATCATTGTTTTTGTGTAGGGCGTAACTGCCCAATGAATATTTGCGTAAAATGCGGAGGAAAAATGATCGTCCCGGTAATCATGTCCGGTGGGGCTGGTACCCGACTCTGGCCTTTATCCCGCGAGCTTTATCCCAAGCAGCTGCTGCCGCTGGTCAACGATTGCACCATGCTGCAGGAGACCCAGCTGCGCCTGAACGGTCTGCAGAACCTGGCCGAGCCGCTGGTGGTGTGCAACGAAAGCCATCGGTTTATGGTGGCGGAGCAGATGCGTCAGGCGGGGTGCCCGGCCGGGGCGATTTTGCTGGAGCCGGTGGGGCGCAATACCGCCCCGGCGGTGGCGGTGGCGGCGTTGCAGGCGCAGAGAGCAGGGGCTGATCCGGTGCTGCTGGTGTTGCCGGCGGATCATGTGATTGTCGATGCCGAGACGTTTCGGGGGGCGGTGGTTGCCGGCGCGGAGCTTGCCCGGGACGGCAAGCTGGTGACTTTCGGGATTGTGCCGACGAAAGCTGAGACGGGGTACGGTTACATCCGTGCCGCGGAGCGGCTCGGATGTAACCGTAGTGCTGAGGGCCGAGTAACGAGTGCTGAGGAATATCAAAGCCCTGCAGTTAAAGAACTTCACTCAGCACTCAGCACTCAGCACCCGGCACTAACGGGATATACCGTCGCTTCTTTTGTCGAAAAACCCGATCTTCCTACCGCTGAATCCTACCTCGCTTCCGGCGACTACTACTGGAACAGCGGCATGTTCATGTTCCGTGCCTCGCGCTATCTGGAGGAGTTGGAGACGTTTGCGCCGCAGATGCTGGATTGTTGCCGCGAGGCTCTGGAGAAGGCGCAGCGGGATCTCGATTTTGTGCGGCTGGATGCCGAGGCGTTCGGGGCCTGTCCGAAGGATTCCATCGACTATGCGGTGATGGAGAAGACCGCCGAGGCGGTGGTGATCCCGCTGGATGCCGGGTGGAGCGATGTCGGTTCCTGGTCGGCGCTGTGGGAGGTCGGGCAGGCTGACGGGGCCGGTAACGTGATGCGCGGCGATGTTTTGACCCATGACAGCCGCAACTGTTACCTGCACTCCAGCGGGCGCATGGTGGCGGCGGTGGGGCTGGAGGATCATGTGGTGGTGGAAACCGCCGATGCGGTGCTGGTGGCGCGGCGCGACCGGGCCCAGGATGTCAAGGCCATTGTCGAACAGCTCAAGGCGCAGGGCCGGGGCGAGGCGCTGCTGCACCGGCGCGTCAACCGCCCCTGGGGCAGCTACGAGAGCATCGATCACAGCGAGCGTTTCCAGGTCAAGCGCATCACAGTCAACCCCGGCGCGAGCCTGTCGCTGCAGATGCATCATCACCGTGCCGAACACTGGATCGTGGTCAAGGGCACCGCCCGCATCACCCGGGGCGACGATACCCTGGTCATCTCCGAAAACCAGTCGACCTACATTCCCCTCGGTGTGAAACACCGCCTGGAGAATCCTGGTCTGATTCCGCTTGAGCTGATCGAAGTGCAGTCCGGGGCGTATCTCGGGGAGGATGATATTGTGCGTTTTGAGGACAAATACGGAAGGTAACTTCGGTGATTGGTAATTATAAGGCGGTGATTAGTGATTAGTTGAAAAATCAAAATCAAAGCAAAAATTAAAGAAGTGATTAGTAATTAGTGATTAGTGATTGGTTTAAAAAACAAACAAAATCAAAGCAAAAATTAAAGCAGTGATTGTTGCTAGTCACAAGTCACTAATCACTTGTCACTGTTTATATAACAAGTATTATCGACTTTTTTCCAACGAACGAATAAGACCCTTGAGCATTCGGGATATTTGGGAAAGCTCTTGTTGAGCTTCCAGGAGGCTCTTTTGATTTCCCATATTAATCAATCTGGCGATTTCAATTTGGGTATCCAACTCGCTTGCTGAGCCTGAAGAAATATGGAGAAAGTGGATAAATTCCTTCACTGTATGTCGTGCCGCACCTTCAGCAATATTGCTGGGTATGGAAACAGCCGCCCGACACATTTGAGAGGTTAATCCGTATTTCTCTTCCGGTGGAAAGTCTCGTGTCGCTGAGTATATTGCTCCAGCCAAAGCTACGGATCGCTTCCAAACTTCCAATTGCTTATGGTGTTTCATTGATTTCGATATTGGACTCTGCTGAATAGGGTTAGATAGCTACCATCGCCAACTTACCTGAGATAAAACATTAAGTAAATCTATTTTTCTAATCACTAATCACCAGTCACGAATCACTTTTATTCATAATGGACTATTGACAAATGACGATTTTGCCTTGCTTCAAAGCCTACGATATTCGCGGTCGGCTGCCGGATGAACTGAACGAAGACATCGCTTACCGCATCGGCCGGGCCTATGCCGCGTACCTGCGGCCGGGCAGGGTGGTGGTGGGGCGCGATGTTCGGCTTGGTAGCGCGGCGCTGTGTGATGCGCTGGCGGCCGGACTCATGGATGGCGGGGCGGAGGTGTTCGATATCGGTTTGTGCGGTACGGAGGAGATCTATTTCGCCACCTTTGCCGAGGACATGGATGGCGGCATCATGGTGACGGCCAGCCATAACCCCATGGATTACAACGGCATGAAGCTGGTGCGGCAGGGGGCGCGGCCCATCAGCGGCGACAGCGGCCTGCAGACCATCCGGGAACTGGCTCAGGGCAACCAATTCACTCCGGTGGCGAAAAGCGGTACCCGTGTGGCACTGGAGACCCGGCCGCGTTATATCGAGCATCTGCTTGGGTACATTGACCGGCAGCAGTTGCGGCCGTTGAAGGTCGTGGTCAATGCCGGCAACGGCTGTGCCGGACCGGTGCTGGATCAGTTGGAGCGACATCTGCCCTTTGAATTTATCAAGGTCCATCATGAACCGGATGGCAGTTTTCCCAACGGCATCCCCAATCCCTTGCTGCCGGAAAACCGCTCGGCTACGGCCGAGGCGGTGGTGGCCCATGGCGCGGATCTGGGGATTGCCTGGGACGGCGATTTCGACCGCTGTTTCCTGTTCGACGAGCAGGGGAGCTTTATCGAGGGTTATTACGTGGTGGGCCTGCTGGCGGCGGCGTTTTTGCAGCACCACCCCGGCGCCCGCATCATCCACGATCCGCGCCTGACCTGGAACACCATGGATCTGGTCGGTGAGCTCGGCGGCACGCCGGTCATGAGCAAGACCGGCCATGCCTTTATCAAGGAACGCATGCGTCAGGAGGACGCGGTGTATGGCGGGGAGATGAGCGCCCACCATTATTTCCGCGATTTCGCCTATTGCGACAGCGGCATGATCCCCTGGCTGCTGGTCACGGAGCTGATGAGCCGCAACGGACAGCCCCTGTCGCGCCTGGTCGGCGCGCGCATCGCTCGCTACCCGGCCAGCGGCGAAATTAACCGCCGCCTCAGTGACCCCGCGGCAACTCTGGCGCGCATCGAGACCCATTACCGCTGTTGCGCCCGAGGCGCGGATTATACCGACGGGTTGAGCATGGAATTCGATCGCTGGCGCTTCAACCTGCGCTGCTCCAACACCGAGCCGGTGGTGCGGCTGAATGTGGAGAGCCGTGGCGATCAGATGTTGATGGAACAGAAGACACAGGAAATCCTGGCCATGATGGAAGGGTGATTAGCGAGACGGATTTAGGTATGAATGACGTAAAGATGCTGCATGGCTGGTTGCCGAAAATAATCCATCAAACCTATCGGGATCATCAGCTGCCCTCCTGGTATGAGCAGAACATTGCGCGTATCAGGGAGTTATGCCCTGGCTGGGAGTATCGTTTTTATGACAACCAGGACATTCAAAATTATATTTCCCGCAATTTTCCCGATTATTTGGGGTATTACAATCGCATCGACAAAGCGTATGGCGCAGCCAGGGCCGATTTTTTTCGATATCTGGTGTTATACAATGAAGGCGGCGTCTATCTTGATATAAAAAGCAGCATCACAAAACCATTGGATGAAGTGCTGCCCCGCGACGCGGTCTATCTGTTGTCCCATTGGCAAAACGGTCCCGGGGAAAAATATGAAGACTGTGGCTTGTTTCCGGCGCTGCAAAAGGAACCGGAACCCTGGCCCGATCGAGGGGAATTCCAGCAATGGTTTATCGTGGCACCACCCCGGCATCCTTTTTTGCAACGGACCATCGAACGGGTGTGTGAAAATATAGACAAGTATCGATATTTTACCGGAGCAACAGGTGGCATGGGCGTGCTTAGACTGACGGGACCCATTGCCTATACACGCGCGATTCTGTCATTGATGGATACCGTTGAGCACTCGATTGTCGATGCGGAAACGGATTTGGGGTTTCGTTATACCATTTTGCCCGGCATGAAATCACATAGAGCCTGCTCCGGGTACAAACATTATTCCAAACAAAAAATTCCAATTGTAAAGCCAGAAGGAGCGATGATCATCTTTGGCTTTCTCGGCCGCCCCCTTGCCTGTGTGACCTCGACATTCAAAAGAATCCGGAAGAGCATCACCAAGCGCGCAAACAAATTGATCAACAAAAGTGGGACGATGTTCAGGCTTCCGAACTGGCATTGATAAAACCGGATAACAGCGGATTTTAACCCCAAAGGCTTTCACCACAGAGACACAGAGGACACAGAGAACATCACAGAGCCAACCTCTGCCTCTCCTCTGTGCTCTCTGTGCCTCTAGCGAGAGAATCGAGCGGGTGGTGAAGGTTTGTGATTAAAATCCGCGAAAATCCGCGCGCATCAGATTTGATCCGCGTTCTATTCAGGCCCCAGTCCTGCAAACCAAGATTTTCGCGTCCCGCGTGCCGCAAACCGCGTCCCGGAATTTAAAACCAATAGAACACGGATTGCCAAAACTTTCACCACAGAGCCACAGAGGACACAGAGAACATCACAGAGCCAACCTCTGCCGTTGTCTCTCCTCTGTGCTCTCTGTGCCTCTAGCGAGAGAATCGAGCGGGTGGTGAAGGTTTTTGTCAAAGGACAATCATGGCCGGGGCTCATGGCCGGGGTATGACCAAGGTAACTCCTTGATTCCCCAGCGAAAACCTTGAAAATCATCGCCAAAAACAGGTTTAAAAGCCCATTTTCGGGGTTAAAATTGCGGGTCTAAGATGTTCTTTTTTTTCATGCACTTTGCGCAATGATCTTTTCAATGGGAATGGGGGGGATAAGCAAGGTCTTGCGCTTGAGGCCCGTCCGGCCAGGTTGGGGGAGGCAAGGCAGCCAAAGAATCAATCCTTTACCCGCCTTCCCGCCGTTTTGTATACCGATAGATTTTCCCGCTTACCCACTGCTACGACGATAACTACCACCCGGTTGTCGTCCACCTGGTAAACCAGCCGGTAACCGGCATTTTTCAGCTTGATCTTGTAGCAGTCAGGTATCCCCTTAAGTCTGGCAGCTTCGACATGAGGTCTGCCGAGGCGTTCCGCCAGCTTTTTCTTGAATTGCTCCCGGATTCCACCATCCAGTTTTTTCCATTCCTTCAGAGCGGATCCTTTGAATTCAAGGCTATAACTCATCGAGCGATACCGGGATTGTGGATTCCTTTTCCCGCTCTTTGACCAGGCGGGAGAGTTCATAATCCTCGAGCTGCTCCATAAGGGCCTCAAAGGCTTTGGCAGGTACGAGGTATGCGCTGGGTTTGTTGTGATTCAAAATTGCGACCGGCGTGCCCTCGGCTTCGTTGATGATCCGGGAAGGGTTCTTTTTCAGATCGCTGATGCTGACTGATGCACGGGCATAAAGACGTTCCATATCGACCTCATTTGTGTGCGAAATATAGTGCTAAATATAGACTATTTTTTAGAGATTGGCAAGCTTGAAACTGGGGCAACCATTCTTAAAAAACTAACTTTAAGTAAAGGACCGTGGGGTTCATCTCGTCAATGACTGTTTGTTGTCTATGCTTGTTTCATTTCTGTAATCCATGTGATATCCTGCATACAGTGAATACGGACATTTTAAAGGAGCATTCCATGGCTACGTCTATACGCTTAGATCCAGAAGTAGAAGAGAGGTTGAATTTTCTCGCAACCCAGACTGGGCGAACCAAGGCCTTTTATCTTCGTGAACTCATTACCCGAGGGATGGAGGACCTTGAGGATTACTACCTGGCGGCCGATGTTCTAGAAAGAGTCCGCAAGGGCGAGGAAGAGGTTCTTTCGTCCTCCGATGTAAGGAGATCCCTTGAGCTGGACGATTGAATACACCAGAACAGCTGAAACCCAGCTTCGGAAACTGGACAGGCCGGTCGCAAGACATATCCTTAATTATATGGATGACAAAATAGCGCCCCTTGAAAATCCACGGACTCGTGGGAAGGCTCTATCCGGCCCCCTTGGGGAACTGTGGAGATATCGGATTGGAGACTATCGAGTGCTCTGCGAAATTCAGGATAGCATTATGCGGATTCTGGTCGTAGAAGCAGGCCACCGAAGGCAAATATACAAGTAGCTGAGTTGTTGAACTTTTAAGATCCTGGTGGGACGGTGTTTATTTGTCAATTTCAGATGTGTAACATATTGATTTTACATTATGCGAACCTTTGGACGCTGATTTGCACCGAAAGAGCATGCTTTCGGTTCAACGTAAAAAGTGATATTTACAGGGATACATGGGATGCAAGGGATAGGGCCAAGTCAAAATCGACAGGCTGGTGAATGTTTGTGCTGGAAGCGAGAAAAAATCTGACTCTTCTGATTCCAGATTCAATGATAATCTTCTTCGCGTTGATGCCGTACGGTCAGAATGGTTACTGTCTCAGCGTTCTCAATTTCGAAGAGGAGGACATAGCCTTTTGATCCAAACGGGATGATCATTTCTCTCAATAGCGGATCTTCTGTTGACGCTTTTCTGCAGGTAAAAGGAAAATCCTTGAGGAATTCAGTCCCTTTTTGAATGGCTGTGAGGGCTTTGCGGGCGGCGGCAATATCTTGCTTGATGAGAAAACTATAAAGGCGCACGAGGTCATCTTTTGCGGCCTGGGTGTAGCGGAGCTGGTACCTCATTTGGCGTTCTGCTGTTCTGCATGAGTCAGCATGTTCTCTAGTTCATCAAGGACTGTCTCCGCAGAATGAAATACCCCTGTTTGTTTTGCCTCGTCTCTTGCTGCCAGACCCCGTACCAGAAATTCTTGTTGGGCTTTTCGATGCAGGATCCCTGCACGGAGAGATTCTACCATGAAGCTGGAGAGGGTTTCACCTTCATGTAATATTTTTTCTGCGGCTTGGCGAAGCTCTGGCTCGACCCTTATGGCTGGAATTGTTGAAGTTTTCATCTTGGATCTCCTTGAGGTGCATTTGTAATTCATTTTAGCCTAAGTCGTCTCTGTAGGCAATGGCTAAAAGGGAAACTGAAGGTTTCAGACCTACGTGGTGTTATCAACGCGAAGGCATGTGCGAAGAAGGAGGTAGGGCAAGGGTTAGGCGACCGAATTTGGTGAGTATTCTGTTGCCGGCGAAAAAGAATTTGACTCGGAATATAAGAGAATGCAAAAATTTAAACAGATGGATATAGGAGATGTTTTTCTAAATTGAGGAGATGGATAATGCCCACTGCCAAGGAATTGGTCCAGGAGATTGAAAAACTTTCCCCCGCTGAACGGGTGCGGCTTATCGATAAGGTTGTTCGCGATACCATAAGACCCGATGTTGAAATTGAGGGCGTATGGGTGAAAGAGGTGGAGGCGCGTTGGAAGGCGTTTGAAAGTGGTGAAATTGCGACGGTATCTTATGAATTCGTGATGGATAAGTACCGAAATCAACGATGAAAATCTTTTTCCTTCCTCCGGCACAAGCCGAACTTGATGATGCTTTTTCCTGGTATGAAGAGCAAGCTGTCGGACTCGGCTACGAGTTTCTCAATGAGCTTGATCTATCCCTTCGACTGGTTGCGACCTTCCCTGAATTTCAAACTCAAGTGATCAAGAAAATCAGGCGCTGCCTGGTCAACCGATTCCCCTATGGCATTTACTACGGTTTAAAGGATGATACCATCGTCGTGATAGCCGTTGCCCACCTGAAGAGGAAGCCTTCCTACTGGATAACAAGAATGATGGAGTAGACAGTCTGGGACCCCGGATGGGACGTAGGTGATTTGTTGATTAATCGATGGGATGCGTATTCCG
This portion of the Syntrophotalea acetylenica genome encodes:
- a CDS encoding GDP-L-fucose synthase family protein; translation: MDLNGKIFVAGHRGLVGSAIVRQLQNAGYTNLITRTHTELDLTDQLAVADFFGKEKPDYVFLAAAKVGGIIANNTYRADFIYENLAIQNNVIHQSYLHGVKKLLFLGSTCIYPRECPQPMKEESLLTSPLEYTNEPYAIAKIAGIKLCESYNLQYGTNFISVMPTNLYGPGDNFDLEKSHVLPAMVRKMHLAKLMESGDLQAVVADLQVPNEDEALAILGKFGVSSTSVQIWGTGKPRREFLWSEDMAAACVYLMQERDFADTYAPGSKEVRNTHINIGTGEDVSIAELAELVRQTVGFGGELVFDASKPDGTLRKLTDVSKLHALGWRHQVDLGEGVQKLYSWYLNNDQMRRGV
- a CDS encoding mannose-1-phosphate guanylyltransferase/mannose-6-phosphate isomerase; this encodes MIVPVIMSGGAGTRLWPLSRELYPKQLLPLVNDCTMLQETQLRLNGLQNLAEPLVVCNESHRFMVAEQMRQAGCPAGAILLEPVGRNTAPAVAVAALQAQRAGADPVLLVLPADHVIVDAETFRGAVVAGAELARDGKLVTFGIVPTKAETGYGYIRAAERLGCNRSAEGRVTSAEEYQSPAVKELHSALSTQHPALTGYTVASFVEKPDLPTAESYLASGDYYWNSGMFMFRASRYLEELETFAPQMLDCCREALEKAQRDLDFVRLDAEAFGACPKDSIDYAVMEKTAEAVVIPLDAGWSDVGSWSALWEVGQADGAGNVMRGDVLTHDSRNCYLHSSGRMVAAVGLEDHVVVETADAVLVARRDRAQDVKAIVEQLKAQGRGEALLHRRVNRPWGSYESIDHSERFQVKRITVNPGASLSLQMHHHRAEHWIVVKGTARITRGDDTLVISENQSTYIPLGVKHRLENPGLIPLELIEVQSGAYLGEDDIVRFEDKYGR
- a CDS encoding four helix bundle protein, producing the protein MKHHKQLEVWKRSVALAGAIYSATRDFPPEEKYGLTSQMCRAAVSIPSNIAEGAARHTVKEFIHFLHISSGSASELDTQIEIARLINMGNQKSLLEAQQELSQISRMLKGLIRSLEKSR
- a CDS encoding phosphomannomutase, whose protein sequence is MTILPCFKAYDIRGRLPDELNEDIAYRIGRAYAAYLRPGRVVVGRDVRLGSAALCDALAAGLMDGGAEVFDIGLCGTEEIYFATFAEDMDGGIMVTASHNPMDYNGMKLVRQGARPISGDSGLQTIRELAQGNQFTPVAKSGTRVALETRPRYIEHLLGYIDRQQLRPLKVVVNAGNGCAGPVLDQLERHLPFEFIKVHHEPDGSFPNGIPNPLLPENRSATAEAVVAHGADLGIAWDGDFDRCFLFDEQGSFIEGYYVVGLLAAAFLQHHPGARIIHDPRLTWNTMDLVGELGGTPVMSKTGHAFIKERMRQEDAVYGGEMSAHHYFRDFAYCDSGMIPWLLVTELMSRNGQPLSRLVGARIARYPASGEINRRLSDPAATLARIETHYRCCARGADYTDGLSMEFDRWRFNLRCSNTEPVVRLNVESRGDQMLMEQKTQEILAMMEG
- a CDS encoding glycosyltransferase family 32 protein, translated to MNDVKMLHGWLPKIIHQTYRDHQLPSWYEQNIARIRELCPGWEYRFYDNQDIQNYISRNFPDYLGYYNRIDKAYGAARADFFRYLVLYNEGGVYLDIKSSITKPLDEVLPRDAVYLLSHWQNGPGEKYEDCGLFPALQKEPEPWPDRGEFQQWFIVAPPRHPFLQRTIERVCENIDKYRYFTGATGGMGVLRLTGPIAYTRAILSLMDTVEHSIVDAETDLGFRYTILPGMKSHRACSGYKHYSKQKIPIVKPEGAMIIFGFLGRPLACVTSTFKRIRKSITKRANKLINKSGTMFRLPNWH
- a CDS encoding type II toxin-antitoxin system RelE family toxin, whose translation is MSYSLEFKGSALKEWKKLDGGIREQFKKKLAERLGRPHVEAARLKGIPDCYKIKLKNAGYRLVYQVDDNRVVVIVVAVGKRENLSVYKTAGRRVKD
- a CDS encoding type II toxin-antitoxin system Phd/YefM family antitoxin yields the protein MERLYARASVSISDLKKNPSRIINEAEGTPVAILNHNKPSAYLVPAKAFEALMEQLEDYELSRLVKEREKESTIPVSLDEL
- a CDS encoding CopG family transcriptional regulator, whose protein sequence is MATSIRLDPEVEERLNFLATQTGRTKAFYLRELITRGMEDLEDYYLAADVLERVRKGEEEVLSSSDVRRSLELDD
- a CDS encoding type II toxin-antitoxin system RelE family toxin, which translates into the protein MSWTIEYTRTAETQLRKLDRPVARHILNYMDDKIAPLENPRTRGKALSGPLGELWRYRIGDYRVLCEIQDSIMRILVVEAGHRRQIYK
- a CDS encoding type II toxin-antitoxin system RelE/ParE family toxin, producing MRYQLRYTQAAKDDLVRLYSFLIKQDIAAARKALTAIQKGTEFLKDFPFTCRKASTEDPLLREMIIPFGSKGYVLLFEIENAETVTILTVRHQREEDYH
- a CDS encoding YlcI/YnfO family protein, with product MKTSTIPAIRVEPELRQAAEKILHEGETLSSFMVESLRAGILHRKAQQEFLVRGLAARDEAKQTGVFHSAETVLDELENMLTHAEQQNAK
- a CDS encoding addiction module protein, whose product is MPTAKELVQEIEKLSPAERVRLIDKVVRDTIRPDVEIEGVWVKEVEARWKAFESGEIATVSYEFVMDKYRNQR
- a CDS encoding type II toxin-antitoxin system RelE/ParE family toxin; amino-acid sequence: MKIFFLPPAQAELDDAFSWYEEQAVGLGYEFLNELDLSLRLVATFPEFQTQVIKKIRRCLVNRFPYGIYYGLKDDTIVVIAVAHLKRKPSYWITRMME